The following proteins are co-located in the Flammeovirga kamogawensis genome:
- a CDS encoding M14 family zinc carboxypeptidase — MMNNKLLFALAFLLVSLSSIAQTRKMEEEFFPEPDINIPTPAFQKSELLGFTKYKEMVKYVTNLASKLDYVTVDQIGESQKGKPIIRVHINKPTKTEKVKVWMQAGLHGNEPASTEGALFLLHDLITNPDYAHLLNRVELMMLPMANADGYNNQNRYSANGLDLNRDYIKLAAPETNAIRTAFSKFSPEVSVDFHEYNPYRAHFSYFGEKGITSYYDAFFLFSGNLNVNHHIRETTKDLLVKNAKHDLQENGRHVSDYSSTKMKKGHIHFNRGGSSPRSSATNYALNNCHAILMEIRGVNLKRISFKRRVQTTYLAGMSYLQTSYDNVAQIKSSIQRANQATVTLEDSVVTDMSKAIIKTKYTCIDLVKEEKVDIDVVMTDGLEMTANEKRERPYAYILMPEESKAAQKLEVLGCEVIQLEKAKTVNVEAYHVTKRNISLVKWEQIYMSNVKAETKEVQKEFPKGSFIIYMTQKNANILPSTLEPENDNSFFSFRVIETSLEEELPVYRYMKKEKI, encoded by the coding sequence ATGATGAATAATAAACTACTATTCGCTCTAGCTTTCCTGTTGGTATCCTTGAGTTCTATTGCTCAAACTAGAAAGATGGAAGAAGAATTTTTCCCAGAGCCAGATATAAATATACCTACTCCTGCATTCCAGAAATCTGAATTATTAGGTTTCACTAAATATAAAGAGATGGTAAAGTATGTAACTAATTTAGCATCTAAATTAGATTATGTCACCGTCGATCAAATTGGTGAAAGTCAAAAAGGCAAACCAATAATAAGAGTACACATCAATAAGCCAACAAAAACAGAAAAAGTAAAGGTTTGGATGCAGGCTGGATTACATGGTAACGAACCTGCAAGTACAGAAGGTGCACTTTTCTTATTACATGATTTGATAACCAACCCAGATTATGCCCATTTATTAAATAGAGTTGAATTAATGATGTTACCTATGGCTAATGCTGACGGTTACAATAATCAGAATAGATACTCTGCAAATGGTTTAGATCTTAATAGAGATTATATCAAATTAGCTGCTCCAGAAACAAATGCTATTCGAACAGCTTTTTCTAAATTCTCTCCAGAAGTGTCTGTAGATTTTCATGAATACAATCCATATAGAGCACACTTTTCATATTTTGGAGAGAAAGGGATTACCTCTTATTACGATGCTTTCTTCTTGTTTTCTGGTAATCTTAATGTTAATCACCACATCAGAGAAACCACTAAAGATCTTCTTGTTAAAAACGCAAAACATGATCTTCAAGAAAATGGCAGACATGTATCTGATTACTCTAGCACTAAAATGAAAAAAGGGCATATTCATTTTAATAGAGGTGGATCTAGCCCTAGATCAAGCGCTACCAATTATGCTCTAAACAATTGCCATGCAATATTAATGGAAATTCGAGGAGTTAATCTCAAAAGAATTTCTTTCAAAAGAAGAGTACAAACTACTTACCTAGCAGGTATGTCTTACTTACAAACTTCTTATGATAATGTTGCTCAAATTAAAAGTAGTATTCAAAGGGCAAATCAAGCTACAGTTACATTAGAAGATAGTGTAGTTACAGATATGAGTAAGGCTATTATTAAGACAAAATATACTTGTATTGATTTAGTAAAAGAAGAAAAAGTAGACATTGATGTTGTAATGACAGATGGACTTGAAATGACTGCTAATGAGAAAAGAGAACGCCCATACGCATATATTCTTATGCCAGAAGAAAGTAAAGCTGCACAGAAACTAGAAGTACTAGGCTGTGAAGTTATTCAACTTGAAAAGGCAAAAACAGTTAATGTTGAAGCATATCATGTTACCAAACGGAATATCTCTTTGGTTAAATGGGAACAGATTTATATGAGTAATGTGAAGGCTGAAACAAAAGAAGTTCAAAAAGAATTTCCTAAAGGATCATTTATAATCTATATGACTCAAAAGAATGCCAATATTCTCCCTTCTACTTTAGAACCGGAAAACGATAATTCATTCTTCTCTTTTAGAGTAATTGAGACCTCATTAGAAGAAGAACTTCCTGTTTACAGATACATGAAAAAAGAAAAAATTTAG
- a CDS encoding porin family protein, with protein MKQLLIFVLMWFSSTMLFAQDIDQDIEDDPDLLENTNSSTFVLGEGLNLNMNQGDYSFKLSGFLQPSYHYEQLQPDTTGSNYLYVGAARINLEGHALKEKVSFFIEADFVNSFSLYEAWGAYHFNDKMTLYVGQKRTFTNDREYTVNESRLSMVTRSALSNAFTTNGREFGLFFTSTFDIGNMVLKPQIAITSGDGMNSFGNNSIDNDKGGMKYGGRLDFLPLGEFTGTDGCKRVADLEREKSPKVAIGGTFSYNMGASNQTGDGHGDFELYNGSGDEEYANYVKFYVDVLAKYQGFSFLAEFVNSSAQSKDDLYTSNQAVIRFTGEEVSSKYVLGMAYNAQLGYVFENGWGLDARYTGLIPEYEDYENSILKKEDWYTFGISKYLKEDALKIQASGSFVDGKDTMNPYTNETITNDRIEARLVAQIIF; from the coding sequence ATGAAACAACTATTAATTTTTGTACTAATGTGGTTCTCATCTACCATGTTATTTGCACAAGATATTGATCAAGACATTGAAGATGATCCAGATTTATTAGAAAATACAAACTCTTCTACTTTCGTTTTGGGAGAAGGGTTAAACTTGAATATGAATCAAGGTGATTATTCTTTTAAATTAAGTGGCTTTTTACAACCATCGTATCATTATGAACAACTACAACCTGATACAACAGGAAGTAACTACTTATATGTTGGTGCGGCTAGAATTAATTTAGAAGGCCATGCATTAAAAGAAAAAGTAAGCTTTTTTATAGAAGCAGATTTTGTTAACTCCTTCTCTCTTTATGAAGCATGGGGAGCATATCATTTTAATGACAAAATGACGCTGTATGTTGGTCAAAAAAGAACATTTACTAATGATAGAGAATATACTGTAAATGAGTCTAGATTATCTATGGTAACTCGTTCTGCTTTAAGTAATGCGTTTACTACAAATGGTAGAGAGTTTGGGTTATTCTTCACTTCTACTTTTGATATCGGAAATATGGTTTTAAAACCTCAAATAGCCATTACATCTGGAGATGGCATGAATTCTTTCGGTAATAATTCTATTGATAACGACAAAGGGGGAATGAAATATGGAGGACGTCTAGATTTCTTACCATTAGGAGAATTTACTGGTACTGATGGCTGTAAAAGAGTTGCTGATTTAGAACGTGAGAAATCTCCTAAAGTAGCAATTGGTGGAACCTTTAGTTATAATATGGGTGCTTCTAACCAAACAGGTGATGGACATGGTGACTTTGAATTATACAACGGAAGTGGTGATGAAGAGTATGCGAACTATGTAAAGTTTTATGTAGATGTTTTAGCCAAGTACCAAGGTTTCTCTTTCTTAGCTGAATTTGTCAATAGCTCAGCACAATCTAAAGATGATTTATACACGTCTAATCAAGCTGTAATTCGATTTACAGGAGAAGAAGTTAGTTCTAAATATGTTTTAGGAATGGCTTATAATGCTCAACTAGGTTACGTTTTTGAAAATGGATGGGGCCTAGATGCTAGGTATACAGGTTTAATTCCTGAATATGAAGATTATGAGAATAGTATTCTGAAAAAAGAAGATTGGTATACATTCGGAATATCGAAATATTTAAAAGAAGATGCATTGAAAATTCAAGCATCAGGTTCTTTTGTAGATGGAAAAGATACAATGAACCCGTATACAAACGAAACTATAACTAACGACCGTATTGAAGCTCGTTTAGTTGCTCAAATTATTTTCTAG
- a CDS encoding leucine-rich repeat domain-containing protein — MKKNLTYILLSLFSLYLWGCKSQVGEDNNSEGGQKIYLYDNPTLGYDLHALNYGHREINGLDTVYYIIPNEVARVKDLDIAKNSSGENLDILSPQKLTAFEELHYFTGLENFRLTSNEFTSLDFSNNKKLKGLYMNYNWLDSLKIDSLKILEELEYQGSNSSSAPSNHQIKSINLTNNIELVVLELENQLLTQLDVSKNSNLKEIKVPDNPGTPITIDSLIYDQLTTKEGVARQEPSVDLPDGAVVITDINFGSALKELGYAQGPISTGQYFLIPADVDAVTALSLENKGIADITEISYFTSLITLDVDSNSIVTLDVSNNAALRVLSADHAGSGTGATTSLLLPNSIDSVSIDKTGLATVDLSGKAALEYFIAESGLITSLDVSDSPLLKVLNLRHAKSDWEAGNGVATIDLSNNSALEEINLFRNIIPNDAAITWWDTADGSVLTSLDIRDNPSESGEYTFTIPSHIYATLDTDSKGKNIIEEVSGNIPSGAVIITDVALGTALADGGYALRGLDNGVAKVYIIPTDAANITTLILNNEGLTDVSELNHYTGITKLYLEDNTITSLDLSWASSLSVLDINQGSGFSTIQTLNLPNTIDSLSMDKTGLATVNLSTLSNLEYFHANSGKISTLDVTNNPELKVLIVRHTNSSSAWANGGGLQTIDLSNNPKLEEIYLYRNQLDSDSDINWWSSSSVLTSLDLQFNPTGTAFTFSIPTHIYATLDTDSKGKNIMEEANGSIPSNAVIITD, encoded by the coding sequence ATGAAAAAGAACTTAACATATATACTACTATCATTATTTTCTCTCTACTTATGGGGGTGTAAAAGCCAAGTAGGTGAAGATAATAACTCAGAAGGTGGTCAGAAAATATATTTATACGATAACCCAACATTAGGGTATGATTTACATGCTCTAAATTACGGACATAGAGAAATTAATGGATTAGATACAGTGTATTACATCATTCCAAATGAAGTAGCACGTGTTAAAGATCTTGATATTGCTAAAAATAGTAGTGGAGAAAATTTAGATATCCTCTCCCCTCAAAAATTAACGGCTTTTGAAGAGTTACATTATTTTACTGGGTTAGAAAATTTCCGTCTAACCTCAAATGAGTTTACTTCTTTAGATTTTTCAAATAATAAAAAATTGAAAGGTCTATATATGAATTACAATTGGCTCGATTCTTTAAAAATTGATTCTCTTAAAATATTAGAAGAGTTAGAATATCAAGGGTCAAATAGTAGTTCTGCTCCATCTAATCATCAAATAAAATCAATTAATTTAACCAATAATATTGAACTAGTAGTTTTAGAACTCGAGAATCAATTATTAACTCAATTGGATGTTTCTAAAAATAGTAACCTTAAAGAAATTAAAGTTCCTGACAACCCTGGTACTCCAATTACTATTGATTCTTTAATCTACGATCAGTTAACAACTAAAGAAGGAGTTGCAAGACAAGAACCTTCTGTTGATTTACCTGACGGTGCTGTTGTAATTACTGATATTAACTTTGGTAGTGCTTTAAAAGAACTTGGTTATGCACAAGGACCAATTTCGACAGGTCAGTATTTTTTAATTCCTGCTGATGTAGATGCTGTAACTGCCTTATCATTAGAAAATAAAGGTATAGCTGATATTACAGAAATTAGTTATTTCACAAGCTTAATTACTCTTGATGTAGATTCTAATAGTATTGTTACGTTAGATGTCTCTAATAATGCTGCTTTAAGAGTTTTATCTGCAGATCACGCAGGTAGTGGTACAGGTGCTACAACGAGTTTATTATTACCAAATTCTATAGATTCTGTAAGTATTGATAAAACTGGATTAGCTACTGTAGACTTATCAGGTAAAGCAGCTTTAGAATACTTTATTGCAGAGTCTGGCTTAATTACAAGCTTAGATGTAAGTGATTCTCCTTTATTAAAAGTACTGAACTTAAGACATGCTAAATCAGATTGGGAAGCAGGTAATGGAGTAGCAACAATTGATTTATCGAACAACAGTGCACTTGAAGAAATAAATCTTTTCAGAAATATTATTCCAAATGATGCTGCAATTACATGGTGGGATACTGCTGATGGATCTGTTTTAACATCACTAGATATTAGAGATAATCCATCTGAAAGTGGAGAATATACTTTTACTATTCCTTCTCACATCTATGCTACTTTAGACACTGATTCTAAAGGAAAAAATATTATAGAAGAAGTTTCAGGAAATATTCCTTCGGGAGCTGTAATAATAACTGATGTAGCACTTGGAACTGCATTAGCAGATGGGGGGTATGCTTTGAGAGGTTTAGATAATGGTGTAGCTAAAGTCTACATTATTCCTACTGATGCTGCAAATATTACGACTCTAATACTTAATAATGAAGGTTTAACCGATGTTAGTGAATTAAATCATTATACAGGTATTACAAAACTGTATTTAGAAGATAATACTATAACATCACTTGATTTATCATGGGCTAGTAGTTTATCTGTTTTAGATATAAATCAAGGTTCTGGCTTCAGCACTATCCAAACTTTAAACCTACCTAATACTATTGATTCTCTATCAATGGATAAAACAGGGCTAGCTACGGTAAACTTATCAACATTATCAAACTTAGAATACTTCCATGCAAATTCAGGTAAGATTAGTACTCTTGATGTTACAAATAACCCAGAATTAAAAGTACTCATTGTTAGACATACAAATAGTAGTAGTGCATGGGCAAATGGTGGTGGTTTACAAACTATTGATCTATCCAACAATCCAAAGTTGGAAGAAATTTACTTATATAGAAATCAATTAGATTCTGATTCTGATATTAATTGGTGGTCATCAAGCTCTGTTCTAACTTCATTAGACCTTCAATTCAACCCTACAGGAACTGCATTTACTTTCTCAATTCCGACTCATATCTATGCTACTTTAGACACTGATTCTAAAGGAAAAAATATTATGGAAGAAGCTAACGGAAGTATTCCATCAAATGCTGTAATAATAACTGATTAA
- a CDS encoding thioredoxin domain-containing protein: MNKVTLYYLLIFVAIFFSCNPAPSQQKFSNHLINESSPYLKQHAHNPVNWYPWGEEALKRAKEENKPILISIGYSSCHWCHVMEHESFEDTAVARVMNENFITIKIDREERPDIDQIYMDAIHAMGQQGGWPLNVFLTPDKEPFYGGTYFPKDQWVDLLTQVSNAYKLQPNKIKKSATALKEHIAKSELKRYDLGKENNQFPLQKLETAYKELSKGFDHKDGGFNKSPKFPMPKLYEFLLQYNHVTNDKEALDHTLFTLDKIKNGGIYDQIGGGFSRYSVDAKWFAPHFEKMLYDNGQLLSLYANAYRITKDNAYKKIISETIQFLKREMLNKNGGFYAALDADSDGEEGKYYVWTYQELQKCIPKDQFSLFASYYNIEKKGNWEHGNNILYKKVNDKTFIATHSLDSNTFEKLTIQWKKNLLRNREYRIKPGLDNKIISGWNGLALKGICDAYSATNEKEFLDLALKNATFIKEKMILKDYQLLRTYDTTKKINGYLEDYAAVIDGFISLYQITFDEKWLTTAIGLTEYTNSHFYDEKEKMFFYTDKSSEKLITKKKELFDNVIPSSNSMMATNLFILGHILGDEKYIERSDQMLAIMNDLMIKNIQFSSYWAALYISHIKPTVEIAIVGKQSLNYAQEIASNYYPNKVILGTKNHSGLALLKERSAINGKTTLYVCRNKTCNLPVFKIDKAWEEIIE, encoded by the coding sequence ATGAATAAGGTTACTCTTTATTATCTACTCATTTTTGTTGCAATCTTTTTTAGCTGTAACCCTGCCCCTTCTCAACAAAAATTTTCTAATCATTTAATAAATGAAAGTAGCCCATACTTAAAACAACACGCACATAACCCTGTCAATTGGTATCCTTGGGGCGAGGAAGCTTTGAAAAGAGCAAAAGAAGAAAATAAACCTATTTTAATTAGTATTGGTTATTCATCTTGCCATTGGTGTCATGTTATGGAGCATGAATCTTTTGAAGATACTGCTGTAGCTAGAGTTATGAATGAGAATTTCATTACTATTAAAATTGATAGAGAAGAGCGCCCAGATATAGATCAAATTTACATGGATGCCATACATGCAATGGGACAACAAGGAGGTTGGCCACTCAATGTTTTTTTAACACCTGATAAAGAACCTTTTTATGGTGGCACTTATTTCCCTAAAGATCAATGGGTAGATCTTTTAACTCAAGTTTCTAATGCATACAAACTTCAACCTAATAAAATAAAAAAATCTGCAACTGCACTAAAAGAACATATCGCAAAAAGTGAATTAAAACGATATGACTTAGGAAAAGAAAACAATCAATTTCCTCTTCAAAAATTAGAGACAGCCTATAAAGAATTATCAAAAGGTTTTGACCATAAAGATGGTGGATTTAATAAATCCCCTAAATTTCCGATGCCAAAACTGTATGAATTCCTTTTACAGTATAATCATGTCACAAATGATAAAGAAGCTTTAGATCACACTTTATTTACACTCGATAAAATTAAAAATGGAGGCATTTATGATCAAATTGGAGGTGGGTTTTCAAGATATTCTGTTGATGCAAAATGGTTTGCTCCACACTTTGAAAAAATGCTTTATGATAACGGGCAATTATTAAGCTTATATGCTAATGCCTACCGTATCACCAAAGACAACGCCTATAAAAAAATAATAAGTGAAACTATTCAGTTTTTAAAACGAGAAATGCTCAATAAAAATGGAGGCTTTTATGCTGCCTTAGATGCTGATAGTGATGGCGAAGAAGGTAAATATTACGTTTGGACGTATCAAGAACTTCAAAAGTGTATTCCTAAAGATCAATTCTCTCTATTTGCTTCATATTATAATATTGAAAAAAAAGGAAATTGGGAGCACGGTAATAATATTCTTTATAAAAAAGTCAATGATAAAACATTTATAGCAACTCATTCTCTCGACAGTAATACTTTCGAAAAATTGACAATTCAATGGAAAAAAAATTTACTTAGAAACAGAGAATATAGAATTAAACCTGGGTTAGATAACAAGATAATTTCAGGTTGGAACGGTTTAGCTTTAAAAGGAATTTGCGATGCGTATTCAGCTACAAACGAAAAGGAATTTCTTGATTTAGCACTAAAAAACGCTACTTTCATTAAAGAAAAAATGATCCTAAAAGATTATCAGCTTCTAAGAACATATGATACAACTAAGAAAATTAATGGCTATCTTGAAGACTATGCCGCTGTTATTGATGGATTTATCAGTTTATATCAAATAACGTTTGATGAAAAATGGTTAACTACTGCAATTGGGCTTACTGAATACACAAATTCTCATTTTTATGATGAAAAAGAGAAAATGTTCTTTTATACTGATAAATCAAGTGAAAAATTAATCACTAAAAAGAAAGAACTTTTTGATAATGTTATCCCTTCCTCTAATAGTATGATGGCTACAAATTTATTTATTTTAGGTCATATTTTAGGAGATGAAAAATATATTGAACGTTCGGATCAGATGCTAGCAATAATGAACGACCTGATGATCAAAAATATTCAATTTTCTTCTTATTGGGCCGCACTCTATATTTCTCATATTAAACCAACTGTAGAAATTGCAATAGTGGGAAAACAAAGTTTAAATTACGCTCAAGAAATTGCATCAAATTATTATCCCAATAAAGTTATCCTTGGAACAAAAAACCATAGTGGTTTGGCACTTTTAAAGGAGCGTTCTGCTATAAATGGAAAAACTACTTTGTATGTTTGCAGAAATAAGACCTGTAATTTGCCTGTTTTTAAAATAGACAAAGCATGGGAAGAAATAATTGAGTAA
- the tsaE gene encoding tRNA (adenosine(37)-N6)-threonylcarbamoyltransferase complex ATPase subunit type 1 TsaE, giving the protein MSSKELIIKTNAIEDLGPAAQKVIDFTKGGPTVWLFHGEMGAGKTTFIKEICAALGVIDHVNSPTFALVNEYMTDTADTIYHFDMYRIKDDTEAYDIGFEEYLYSNNLCLIEWPSMVDRLLPNECVDIDIKTLDENSREITVRYV; this is encoded by the coding sequence ATGAGTTCAAAAGAATTAATTATAAAAACCAATGCAATAGAAGATTTAGGCCCTGCCGCTCAAAAAGTAATTGACTTTACTAAAGGAGGACCTACAGTTTGGCTATTTCATGGTGAAATGGGAGCTGGCAAAACTACTTTTATAAAAGAAATTTGTGCTGCCTTAGGTGTAATTGATCACGTAAACAGCCCCACATTTGCATTAGTAAATGAATATATGACCGATACTGCCGATACTATATATCATTTTGATATGTACCGTATTAAAGACGATACAGAAGCTTATGATATTGGTTTCGAAGAATATTTATACAGTAATAATTTATGCTTAATTGAATGGCCATCTATGGTTGATAGATTATTACCTAATGAATGTGTAGATATTGATATAAAAACACTAGACGAAAACTCTAGAGAAATTACTGTTAGATACGTTTAA
- a CDS encoding alanine dehydrogenase, with translation MGKQRDGFEKATESYFKFHPQEVMEGPVNKKGNPIKIGIPKELNPDEKRCALRPGAVSLLVNNGCEVLIETNTGRHINHSDTEYAEAGATIVYSHKEAMEADIVLKISAPTIEEISYMKQNKAIISAIHMRELKRDVLDAINKRKITALGFELIEDKVGGLPLVRAMSEIAGSTVMLIAAEYLSSYNGGKGIILGGITGVPPSKVVILGAGTVAEYAARTAIGMGAEVKVFDNAIYKLRRLKKELGLPHLFTSAFDSTSLAEALSRADIAIGAIHTHGARTPSIITEEMVAGMRENSIIIDVCIDQGGCFETSEPTNHRHPVYKKHGVIHYCVPNVASRVSRTATAAISNIFTTILNKLIDEGNVDTMMRRHPWFTKGVYAYRGNITNQALAEKFDLPLKNLDLILAAGI, from the coding sequence ATGGGCAAACAACGCGACGGCTTTGAAAAAGCCACAGAAAGTTATTTTAAGTTCCATCCTCAAGAAGTAATGGAAGGTCCCGTTAATAAAAAAGGTAACCCTATAAAAATAGGTATACCTAAAGAACTTAACCCCGACGAAAAACGCTGTGCCTTACGCCCAGGTGCTGTTTCATTATTAGTCAACAATGGTTGTGAAGTTTTAATAGAAACAAATACGGGTCGTCATATCAATCATTCCGATACAGAATATGCAGAGGCAGGTGCCACTATAGTCTATTCTCATAAAGAAGCTATGGAAGCAGATATTGTATTAAAAATCTCTGCTCCAACAATAGAAGAAATTTCTTATATGAAACAGAATAAAGCAATTATATCTGCTATTCATATGAGAGAATTAAAAAGAGATGTTCTTGACGCTATTAACAAAAGGAAAATTACTGCTTTAGGTTTTGAATTAATTGAAGACAAAGTAGGTGGATTACCTTTAGTTAGAGCAATGAGCGAAATTGCAGGTAGTACTGTAATGCTTATTGCTGCAGAGTATCTTAGTAGCTATAATGGTGGTAAAGGAATTATTTTAGGAGGAATTACAGGTGTACCACCTTCTAAAGTAGTGATCTTAGGTGCAGGAACTGTTGCAGAATATGCCGCTAGAACAGCAATAGGCATGGGTGCAGAAGTTAAAGTGTTTGATAATGCGATTTACAAACTCCGCAGACTCAAAAAAGAATTAGGTCTTCCTCATTTATTTACTTCTGCTTTTGATAGTACCTCGTTGGCCGAGGCATTAAGCAGAGCTGATATCGCTATTGGTGCTATTCATACACATGGTGCCCGAACACCTTCTATTATCACAGAAGAGATGGTAGCAGGAATGAGAGAAAACTCCATAATAATTGATGTTTGTATAGATCAAGGTGGCTGTTTTGAGACATCAGAACCTACTAATCATAGACATCCCGTTTATAAAAAGCATGGTGTTATTCATTATTGTGTTCCCAATGTTGCCTCTAGAGTTTCTAGAACTGCAACTGCTGCTATAAGTAATATTTTTACTACAATTCTCAATAAATTAATTGATGAAGGAAATGTAGATACTATGATGCGTAGACACCCTTGGTTTACTAAAGGGGTATATGCTTATAGAGGAAATATAACCAACCAAGCATTGGCAGAAAAATTTGATTTACCACTCAAAAATTTAGATTTAATTTTAGCAGCAGGCATATAA
- a CDS encoding GNAT family N-acetyltransferase yields the protein MKLEIKEITAAQTWAIRHKVMWPNEPLSYVKIPDDEKGQHLGLFVEGQLTSVISLFMDADKNVQFRKFATIKSEQGKGYGSILLKEVIRVAKERGASLLWCNARATATVLYEREGLHQTDSSFVRKGILFVRMECPL from the coding sequence ATGAAATTAGAAATTAAAGAAATTACAGCAGCCCAAACGTGGGCAATCCGACATAAAGTAATGTGGCCAAATGAACCACTCTCTTATGTAAAGATTCCAGATGATGAAAAAGGACAACATTTAGGGCTGTTTGTAGAAGGTCAATTAACATCCGTAATTTCATTATTTATGGATGCTGATAAAAATGTTCAGTTTAGAAAGTTTGCAACTATAAAATCTGAACAAGGGAAAGGGTATGGTTCAATTTTATTGAAAGAAGTTATAAGAGTAGCAAAGGAAAGAGGTGCCTCTTTATTATGGTGTAATGCTAGAGCTACAGCAACAGTATTATATGAACGAGAAGGCTTGCATCAGACAGATTCTTCCTTTGTAAGAAAAGGAATTTTATTTGTAAGAATGGAATGTCCTTTATAA
- a CDS encoding DUF4112 domain-containing protein — translation MAKPTLHYTEDPSYKTLKRISSIMDEAVRIPGTKLSFGLDPIIGIIPGVGDTLSIIISGISLYTVARNGIPARLIMAMTFNLIIDYLVGLIPGVGDFIDFFYKANRNNTQLLIKYYEKNPEAINNVQKSSTGLIIFASLMFLIILGVVGVCFYFIKLVIVQTFNLQ, via the coding sequence ATGGCGAAACCTACCTTGCATTATACCGAAGATCCATCATATAAAACGCTGAAAAGAATAAGTTCTATAATGGATGAAGCTGTCCGAATACCAGGTACAAAACTTTCTTTTGGGCTAGACCCTATTATTGGTATTATACCGGGAGTTGGTGATACATTATCCATCATCATTTCTGGTATTTCTTTGTATACGGTTGCTAGAAATGGCATCCCAGCCCGTTTAATTATGGCCATGACTTTCAATTTAATTATTGATTACTTAGTCGGTTTAATTCCAGGCGTAGGTGATTTTATCGATTTCTTTTATAAAGCAAATAGAAACAATACACAATTATTAATAAAATACTACGAAAAGAACCCCGAAGCCATTAATAATGTACAAAAAAGTTCAACAGGTTTAATCATTTTTGCTTCTCTTATGTTTTTAATTATTCTTGGTGTTGTAGGCGTATGTTTTTACTTTATAAAACTAGTCATTGTTCAAACTTTCAACCTTCAGTAA
- a CDS encoding RloB family protein, with product MRNRRRDKNRSLRQRVLILCEGAKTEPNYFNSLKHDAQKRRILTAVDVEVYQPKSHSPLGLVKEAILKKKKAILRGNPYETIWLVFDRDFHKYIEDVIDMANENDIQIIISNICFELWFLLHFEDLDINRHFLKCGNLIKHIQQNYVVRYHKNGKNYQNLKEETPIAIERAKRLEQVYINGVHSNLKFHEREPYTNVYVLVEYLLGL from the coding sequence ATGAGGAATAGGAGAAGAGATAAAAATAGATCGCTCCGACAACGTGTACTTATCTTATGCGAAGGAGCGAAAACAGAACCTAACTATTTTAATAGTTTAAAGCATGATGCCCAGAAAAGAAGAATCTTAACAGCTGTAGATGTAGAAGTATATCAACCTAAAAGTCATAGTCCTCTTGGTTTAGTGAAAGAAGCGATTTTAAAAAAGAAAAAAGCAATTCTTAGAGGTAACCCTTACGAAACAATTTGGTTAGTGTTTGATAGGGATTTTCATAAATACATAGAAGATGTAATAGATATGGCCAATGAGAATGATATTCAGATTATTATATCAAATATTTGTTTTGAGTTGTGGTTTTTACTTCATTTTGAAGACTTAGATATAAACAGGCATTTTCTAAAATGTGGTAATCTTATTAAGCATATTCAACAAAATTACGTAGTACGTTACCATAAAAATGGAAAGAATTATCAGAATTTAAAAGAAGAAACCCCTATTGCAATTGAGCGTGCTAAAAGGTTAGAGCAAGTTTATATAAATGGAGTTCATTCTAATTTAAAATTTCATGAGAGGGAACCATATACCAATGTTTATGTACTTGTAGAATATTTATTGGGATTATAA